The DNA segment GTAACATAATACACAGATCCGGCCAATGAAGACTCTTTGACAGGACCCCATACATCAGAATGCACATAATCAAGAATTCATTCGGTTGTGTGCTTTCCAGTCTTAAAACTGACCTTTGTCTGCTTCCCAATAACACAAACTAACAAAAATCTAACTTGCATCTTTTAACACCATGCAACAGATTTCTTTTATGCAACTTAGCCATACCAGACTCAGTAAGATGACCAAGACGCATATGCCAGAGTTTTGTATCATCATCATTAAACTCAACAGATTGAACTCCACCTACAACTGTACTCCTTAACAGTTTATATATATTTCCAGCAATCAATTTACCCTTCATAACAaccaatgacccttttacaatttTAATGGTTTCTctatcgtcatcagccttaggAATAAAACCATTCTTATGTAAAGTACCCATGGAAATCAGATTCTTTTTCACATCAGGAATATGCCTAACATCAATTAAATTCCTAACAATACCATCATGCATCCTAATTCTGACATCACCAATACCAGCAATATTACAACATCTATCATCACCCAAATAGACACAACCAGAATTAACTGACCTGTATATGGTAAACCAATCCTTGTTAGGAGTAATATGATAGGAACAACCTGAATCAAGAATCCATGCCTCTGACATCTGAGTAGTCGTAATTGAAAGCATATCACCATCGTCACCATCTGAACTGTCATTCTATGCCACGTTTACAGACTTGGATGAATTGCTGTTCTGACCATCAGCCCAATTCTTCATCATCGGGCAGTTCTTCTTAATGTGACATGGCCGCTTGCACTTGTGGCATTGAAACGTCCCTTTTCCCCTAGATTTCGACCTAGAATGTTATTTTCCAGATTGATCCATGTCCTTCCTTCTTCTACGATCCTGGCCACCCTTAATGAATAAACTATCCCCTTAAGAGGATGTCTCTCCCAAATTCTACTTCCGCTGGTTATGAGCCAACAATACTGCAATAATTTCTTCAAGTTTGATAGTTTCCTTCCCATACGTCAGAGTAGTCACCATATGTTAATAGGAAGGTGGCAGCGAACAAAGCAAAATCATCGCTCTGTACTCATCTTCAATGGCTACCTCGAGTTGGGCTAGGTTTGAGACAATCTGATTGAAGGTGTTCACATGTTGTCCCAAATCGCTGCCCTCCTTCATCTTCATCCCATACAACCTTTGTTTGAGATACAGTTTAGTCGTTAGGGTTTTTGACATAAACTGTGCTTCCAATTTCGCCCAAATTTCTCCTGGTTTACTCAAAGCCATCACGTGATACATGACTTCTTCAAAGCCATCACGTGATACATGACTTCGTCTGCCAAACACAGCCGTATGGTCCCGACCGCCTTCGCCTGCGGTTCCCCCCAGTCATCCAAATCAATCCCATCTGGCTTTGTCGGCTTTAAAGCCTTCAACAGCCCTTGCTGCACCAACAAGTCCTTCATCCTTGTCTGCCATAAACTGAAGTTTCCGTGGCCATTGAATTTCGCAACTTCGAATCTCGCACCTCCTGATATAGCTTCTTCAAagtagctctgataccaattgttgaaaAACGAAGctaaataaaacataattaatCAAGCAAAGATCGAACACTAAGGATTTGTTAACGAAGTTCGGCAGTTTTTAATTGCCTACGTCTCCGGGAGCGATGAGCGGTTTATTTCTTATTGATCGTGTAAAAGAGATACAATTTACATGTATTTATAGTGTGTATAAAATTACTCTGTTCCGCTCAATGCGCTGCGCTCCTCTCGATCCACTCCGCTCCGCTCCGGGATAAGCCCATTGGATATTATGAGTCATATCCAACACTCCACAACTGTATATGAACAACGCCTGAATCTCTATTTACTTTAAAAAGCAACCATTAGAACCTCGACAAAGGAAACATGTGAAACAGAATTGTGAAGTTACTGCAGAACATCTATACAATGACTACTTTTCGCCCGAACCATTTTATTCGGAGGGCCTATTTAACAGACGGTTCCAGATAAGTATCAGACTGGGATTATCAGCAGACATGAATTCAAAAGAATATAAGCTTGAATGTTTTGAATTAATGCGCAGAATAATTTGTGTTCTCTGCATCGAATCTTCACTCTTTCTGGTTGAAGAATTAGATCTATCTTTAATAGTTTTTGTTGAATCATTGGGTATCTCTTCACTAGTTAATGAATGAATATAACTAAGACGACTCATTTTGATGGATTCAAAAGAAGGAGATGAAGATTCAGAAGCTCTAGAGCTCTGACACCATGGTAAACCAAATACTTTGTAAGGAGCTATATTAAAACTAATTACATtcctaaaaaattatactattatAATGATTAATTTAGCCTTAATACTTCTTTCATAACACTCTactacaacaacaaagccttagtcctgaaatgattcggggtcggctaacatgaaccgtcatacgaaactgtgaaatcaagtcgtgtcagcgacacaaattctcaccctccactctgtcctatccactaccatattctcctcaatccctaataaactcatatcactctcaatcaccctcctccaagtttgcttaggtctaccCCTACCCCCCTTACCACtatatccctttgccactcttcagtcctcctaaccgacgcatcaagcgctcttcgtcttacatggccaaaccaccttagtcggtttttcCACATTTTattagatgtaacccctacttttatcctaattatttcattactcatccgatcctttctcgtatgacgacacatccatctcaacatacatATCCATCTTAACACTCTactatctataaaaaaaaattatttacattaaTACTAATATTCTTTCTTACGCTAAATAAGAGCAaaattgaatttatttatttatttatctatcaAAAGTGTATTGTAAATATAAAACGTCATATAGAAGAACAAAGATGGAGATTTCTTGAAATATACGGAATGGGGACACGCCACGGAGAAtgagatttttaaaaaaaaatattcggAACGGGAAGTCCCACGAAATAATTTTTTTCCGATTCATATACGGAGATAAGCACGGAAATTCCTTGAAATATTCGAAAACAAGGACGGAAAGCCATTTTTTGTTCCCGCTTCGTCCCATCCCGTCCCGTTTACAACCTTATTTGAGAGTTGATAATCTAAGTGCAATCACATGGGTGAAATAAAgggaagaggaaagctgacaaAGTAGATGGTTAGGCATTGAAGAGGGTTGAAGAAAGCATCTCTCATAGTCAATTAAAGTTTCCTTTCTATCAGCAAAGACAAATGCCTAATATGccttcctttccttctctaTGCACTCTTCTGGAACTtacctttcttcttcttatggTTAAATCTTTCTTCCACTTTCACTCTCTCTTCAATGACTGATAGCTGACTTATTACTACAGAAACATTTTGGCACCACTCTTTGATATTTGAACCCTTTTCCTTTTCTCACTTTTTGTTTAGCTTTTCTTTTACAAAATTACAGGTTTTTATTTGTAAGGCTTGAATAAGTAGTTACCCTAAAAAGGATGATGATAGGGAAACAAACGAATTGAATTGCACATCGGAAACGAAGAAGGGACTGTGTAACCATCTGATTCTGGAATAAAAGGTCTGAGCAAGAGAGATGACGATAGGGGTAGGAATAAATCGAACCTGACTTTGATGACAATAGGATGATTAAATCGAATCTCacattggaaatggagaaagagTTTGACTAGAATATATTAGTAAAGTGTGATTCCAATACATGAATGGAGAGAATGTCTTAAGAGATGACGATAGGGGTAAGAATATATCAAATCTTACAttggaaagagagagagagtctgACTGGAGTACATGTATACACGTTTTACAATCATGAGATACAAAGAATGAGACTTTGGCTAAAGCAGACaataatatctacatggtatcgaATCACGATACAATTGGTATCAAGCTGACTCCACGTATTATGTGTTGGTTTGGGGATGAACTAGATGTAATATGGTGGGAAAGTAAGGACTCGGTCCAGAGGAGCATCATCCGGGTAAAAGGTATGAGCAATGAGCGGTCTTGAGCGATGCTAACAGGGGCATGAATGAATTTAATCCCACATCCAAAATGGAAAGAGAGAGTGACTGTGGTAATATTAGTAAGGTGTGTTTCAGTTCATACATATACACGGCCTtagaaacagaagaaaagaCACTCAGATCAAAACGCACAGTATCTATATTAATAAGATATGCTTCTAATACATGATATGTTTTAAAACTGTGAGACTCAAAGAATGAGATTTGTATCAACGCTGATAATATTTTGTGCTTTACCGCTTGTAAACTGGTAAACAATAGGATTTAATTTGAATGTGTCTGATTGCTATTTAGTTTCACAATCTGATTAAATGATCAGAATCTTCagaacaaaaacaaaagtaAATATGTATGATGAGTTCATATCAATATATCTGAAAACAATTGAGGTGCAATAAATTGGAGCAGCAGCAAAGAGTTATGAATGTACAAGTTGTTTACTGAAAGACAATAATGAGATTCCACCATTTTGGCATAACAAAATATCCCcaaaacacatatataattacttcaTTATTGCTATCTATCCTCTAACACACACCTATAAAAATCAACACTTTCTATTACCATATGACCCACAATTTTCAACCCTCTTTAGCTACCTACCTATCTATCTCTTCAACCCCCTTTTCTTACAATGAACCATCTCTTTGACTTCCCCCCAGACCAGATTTGTTATGTACAATGTGGTTTCTGTGACACCATTTTACTGgtatttttattactattatATTATAAAGTTTGTAACTTTGTTCTTTTATGTTAATTTGATGTCTTTTTTGTTTCTGTTCCTGTCATAGGTAAGTGTCCCATGTAGCAGCTTGTCAATGGTTGTAACAGTGAGATGTGGGCACTGCTCCAGTCTTCTTTCTGTCAATATGATGAAAGTCACTTTTGTCCCTTTTCAACACCTTTTAGCTTCTCTTGACCATGATGATAAGGTCTCAATTTTATTCTATATATTCTCGCTCTATCAATTAAGGTTGGCTTGAGTCTGTTCCGAGTTCTTATGAAAAGAGCTACAAACCAATTTATATGGGTTCTGTTATAGTGAAAGCTTTAATTATGAGATTAATAACTTTAAGATGACGGTCTATGTTTATTAAGTCGAATCAAAGCAATAAAATTCTATGAGGTGCTCCAAAATTAATGATCCCTTAGTTAGTATTAAATGAGAAACTATTTAAGTTACCCTTAATTACGTGTTTTAGAGTTATATCAATTCGATTATTAAAAGACTTTGATTATTTGTGTCTGTTGCAGAAAGAAGAAGATGTAAGTCCAGAATTAGGAGATACTCAGAAAACTATTGAGACACAAAGATCATCATCAATGGCAGAGAATGaatttgaagaagaagataacCCCGTGAATCGCGTTATTAATAAGCGTAATTAAGCTGATTAAACTTAATTTGATTAAGAAAAGTTAATCAttgcattaattaatttttaaattctctacAGCACCAGAGAAAAGGCAAAGAGCACCATCTGCTTACAACTGCTTCATCAAGTAAGAATTAATCctgaattaattatttaggtttgGGAATATGTTATTCTTATGTATATGTTTATAGCAGAGAAGAGATCAGAAGGCTCAAAGTTCAAAATCCAAACATGGCTCACAAAGAAGCCTTCAGTACAGCTGCAAAAAATGTAATTCCAAcatattttacttgaaattctATTATGATTCCGGTCCATCTTATTTTTCATTAGTCGGGTCTATTGTCGaacatttttcttttaattgttTTCCAGTGGGCCAATTTCCCTCCAATTCATTGTAAAGAAAATGGAGATCAGAATTGTGGCTATGAAGAGGAAAAGATAACATGGAGCTTTGATGATGCACCAGAGGTAAAAATTCTGAAAACTTTGTTTTATtgatctcatatatatatatatatattataatgttTATAGctttaaaaaatgtattttttttttaaataatgatGTTTTTTAGGGCAAAGTACgaaaataatttttgtaatttacacacttgtaaaaatgtttttatggtttaaaagtttatcaAGATAAACCgcgagatttatttttgtagttaattatttttaaagaaaaatgaaaacaagATGTTTATGGATAATCAAGATGTTGTAGAAATGATTGGTGACGTAAAGTTAGTGAATCTTGAGTTCCAAAGCTGGTCAGTATTTTTACCTAATTACAGTAATAGGACAGTTGGAAAATTTATGAAACGACAACATTTTAATTAGAAAAAATGAAGTCACTGTAAATTACTGTAATATGGTATTAAAGTAAGTGTTGTTTTTAAATTTACAGGTGAACATTGAAGGTAATGAAAGAAAGAGTCCAAATTATTCATTTGATATGGGAGAAAATGACACCTTTTGACTGAagaaaataagtaaaaaaatgTTAGTACAGTTTTAGGGTTCTGAATCATATGTTTAGATGCTCTTGGGAATGGAAATGAGGTCATCTTACTGTACTCCCAGTTTTTAATTCtatgtttttaaattaattattgtgAATACAgggtttaattattttattttattattgc comes from the Euphorbia lathyris chromosome 5, ddEupLath1.1, whole genome shotgun sequence genome and includes:
- the LOC136230898 gene encoding axial regulator YABBY 4 isoform X1, translated to MNHLFDFPPDQICYVQCGFCDTILLVSVPCSSLSMVVTVRCGHCSSLLSVNMMKVTFVPFQHLLASLDHDDKKEEDVSPELGDTQKTIETQRSSSMAENEFEEEDNPVNRVINKPPEKRQRAPSAYNCFINREEIRRLKVQNPNMAHKEAFSTAAKNWANFPPIHCKENGDQNCGYEEEKITWSFDDAPEVNIEGNERKSPNYSFDMGENDTF
- the LOC136230898 gene encoding axial regulator YABBY 4 isoform X2 — translated: MNHLFDFPPDQICYVQCGFCDTILLVSVPCSSLSMVVTVRCGHCSSLLSVNMMKVTFVPFQHLLASLDHDDKKEEDVSPELGDTQKTIETQRSSSMAENEFEEEDNPVNRVINKPPEKRQRAPSAYNCFIKEEIRRLKVQNPNMAHKEAFSTAAKNWANFPPIHCKENGDQNCGYEEEKITWSFDDAPEVNIEGNERKSPNYSFDMGENDTF